CACCGAGTTTCATGTCCCTGAGATGAAgggaacactttttaaaaacGAAGCAAACTGTCAAATTGACCCCAAGGGCCGATTAATATGACTTCAACCTCTTTTAACGTTGTTCTCGTTTGCACtttccaggaaaaaaaaaatagtgcttGTGAATTTTGAGCCCAAAATCCCTATTCCAAGTGTTTTCACAGAAATTGTCTGAAGAGATAAGTACTTTAGGACTGATTTGATCCACTTTTTCATTTCTCACTTTACATTAAAGATCTGTGGAGTCAGGTAATTGCACAAATAATCCATCTATTCATCCCAGGCTTGGTTTTTACCCACTCTGATAGGACTTTCTGGCTCCTCCATCTGAAAGACTTTTTGGTTTGTCACCCCTTTTATCCCAGATCCCACACTAGATCCTGTGTCATTGGAGCAGACCGAGTTATTACAAAGCCGCCCTGTTCTCCTGTGCTCCAACTCCAGGCATGTCCCGGAGTTCTTCAGATCGCCGTCATTGTAGACCCGGTTCCTCGCACCAAAATTCAAGGGATTGGAGTTGACTGCAGGATCCCTTACATCTCCTCTGGCTTTCTGTTGCATTCCGCTCCTCACTGATATTCCCTCACAGCAGCACGAATGCGTCCTGCACACCGCCTGAAAGCCCCTCTTGAAGTTCTCATTGTAGTACCCGTAGATGATGGGATTAACGCTAGAGTTCGAGAAGGCCAACCAGTGAGCGAATGGGAACACGTAGCCACTCAGTAGCTCCAAGTCATCTTCGTTCAGACCTCCATAGTCCGTGAGGAGCATCAGGGTCCACAGAGGCAGCCAGGAGAGTGTGAATAACAGGGCCACGATGCTCAGCATCTTGATCACTTTGATCTTCTTTTGAGAAATGAGGGGCCGGCCTTCCTGCTGGGCTCCAGGGACCGGAGGGGAGGTGTGAGACTGTCCACCTTCGTGCTGATCGTTCCCAGAGATCACAGAGGTGGTGTAGAGCTTGATCCCGATACGTCCGTACATAAGCGTGATCAGGGTGAGGGGAATAAGGTAAATGTGTGCAAACAGGATGGTGGTGTAAACTTTTCTCATCTGTGGGTTGGCCCAGTTCTCAAAGCATGAGAAAAGTGGGTATGTGTGGTTGTAGTCGTTATTGTGGACCATGTAATGATGCTGCACTCTCTCCACAGTCAACGTCACAGCTGATGGACACATAATCACCACCGCAAGCACCCAGATCATCACTATGGTAACCTTGGCAACCAGTAGGGTGAGTTTAGGTTGAAAAGGGTATACGATGCAACGGAACCTGGAGGAGATTGGAACAGAGTTCTTTACAGCTGGAACAATCCTCTGACTTTTTCTATAATTATTTTCGTCCTCTTACATTATAAAGGCATTTTTCCACTTACTTCCCTTTTTATcgtattttataataaaacataatgtcTTTATTTAAAGCAGTCATGAAATGGAAAATCAAAATGTCctcaatatttacatatataaggGGCTAGTCTGCAACAAAAGCATATTGCAAGTTCCATACCTCAAAACAAACTCCTCAGTTTAAAGGGGACTTATTATGGcactttttacaagatgtaatagaaGTGCATGTAAGTTTTCGTGCATGTGTCATTACGTgcattaaatgcaaatgagctgctgctccccaccccgctttccagaagagggcggagcctgtACAACTTGTGCCTCTGATACTCTGCTAAAAACGAAtcaaaacatctgtttggttttgatgaTAATTTCTATCGCGGTCATGCTCACGTTGCTTTGCAGTTCTTCGTCAtcattaaagttcattatttACATGCATTTAAACAGTCTAAACTTCTGATATATAGTTTTCTGAGCACAGACATCCGAAGCACGCATGCagaaagctggctgtcagaCGGCGTCCTGTAAGTATTAAACTGATTTCTCTTACATGTTGcatttaaactgtcaaatacacacaaagttcacaaacacagttatgtctgtgaacgtaaacagcagggaaagaaatcacgtgtatattagatctgtgtattaaagcAACAGCTGGCAGCAACGTCATATACAGTAGGATACTGCTGTAGGCtatatgctgttaatatgaaccaaacaacaaaataaaaacagaaaatcactcactgattaaataactttagtagctttaataagaatacatttcttacttgaatgctggtgtttagggatgcaccaataccaTTTTTAATGGCCGAGTTGAGTACCGATACTTTTTTCTAGTACTCGCCGAtacctatacatttattaatttctctctctctctctctcttttttttgtgatgttgcagttttccaagcacaacagtGAGTGaactaatgaatgtaggacagcttctttattattactctaatgaaaaaagtaatatttttatgtgcttgtcacaaacttaaaaaaataaccttcaaagggcataattaccaatatatatatatatatatatatatatatatatatatatatatatatatatatatatatatatattgttgttatataaaaataagtacagtggttcaatattaatattataaagtgacgagaatatttttggtgcgccaaaa
This DNA window, taken from Megalobrama amblycephala isolate DHTTF-2021 linkage group LG4, ASM1881202v1, whole genome shotgun sequence, encodes the following:
- the npffr1l2 gene encoding neuropeptide FF receptor 1 like 2: MADELAEMEMSQELSMLCLNCSPPNAYANNSNVTNYTSITYYPYYQHSLAVAAALTVAYLFIFLLCMVGNGLVCLIVLENRRMRTVTNLFILNLAVSDLLVGVFCIPTTLVDNLITGWPFTNTVCKMSGLVQGMSVSASVFTLVAIAVDRFRCIVYPFQPKLTLLVAKVTIVMIWVLAVVIMCPSAVTLTVERVQHHYMVHNNDYNHTYPLFSCFENWANPQMRKVYTTILFAHIYLIPLTLITLMYGRIGIKLYTTSVISGNDQHEGGQSHTSPPVPGAQQEGRPLISQKKIKVIKMLSIVALLFTLSWLPLWTLMLLTDYGGLNEDDLELLSGYVFPFAHWLAFSNSSVNPIIYGYYNENFKRGFQAVCRTHSCCCEGISVRSGMQQKARGDVRDPAVNSNPLNFGARNRVYNDGDLKNSGTCLELEHRRTGRLCNNSVCSNDTGSSVGSGIKGVTNQKVFQMEEPESPIRVGKNQAWDE